A single Paenibacillus sp. FSL R5-0517 DNA region contains:
- a CDS encoding zinc ribbon domain-containing protein — MKLLQRIKDGANKATERAQHAVEIGKLNNQIVGLQQEQEVHFTDMGRIFYEGYRAQDMTRAEKEMVELSRLCDELQDEIDGLRNKIAELKNERLCECGHVASLDANFCPKCGRKLGELKTAAPTAGTAGIAGATTAARQEAAVAQNQTPEPDFYDAPAELELEEDEPYHTVIPSIADLETESEYNSTEFTQEEKEAFDAEWERRRDEEMQRERERQQELDERIRYWKENNPIVNKVDVQTEVSREMVNCQICAAELPKGSKWCPRCGAEQI, encoded by the coding sequence ATGAAACTGCTTCAACGCATCAAAGACGGAGCGAACAAAGCAACAGAGCGTGCCCAGCACGCCGTTGAGATTGGGAAATTGAACAACCAGATTGTGGGCTTGCAACAGGAACAGGAAGTCCATTTTACAGATATGGGTCGCATCTTCTATGAAGGTTATCGGGCACAGGATATGACGCGTGCAGAAAAAGAGATGGTGGAACTGTCGCGACTCTGCGACGAATTGCAGGACGAGATTGATGGCCTGCGCAACAAGATTGCAGAGTTGAAGAATGAACGGTTGTGCGAATGTGGACATGTCGCTTCCCTGGACGCCAACTTCTGCCCTAAATGTGGACGCAAGTTGGGTGAACTCAAGACAGCAGCACCTACAGCAGGAACTGCAGGCATTGCAGGAGCAACCACAGCTGCGAGACAAGAGGCAGCTGTGGCACAGAACCAAACTCCGGAGCCGGACTTCTACGATGCGCCAGCCGAATTGGAACTGGAGGAAGACGAGCCGTATCACACGGTCATTCCGTCCATAGCCGATCTGGAGACGGAATCCGAATATAACAGTACGGAATTTACGCAGGAAGAAAAGGAAGCGTTCGATGCAGAGTGGGAACGTCGCAGAGATGAAGAGATGCAACGGGAACGTGAGCGTCAGCAAGAACTGGACGAACGCATCCGCTACTGGAAGGAAAATAACCCAATCGTGAACAAGGTGGACGTACAGACCGAGGTTTCACGCGAAATGGTGAACTGTCAGATTTGTGCAGCCGAGCTGCCCAAAGGTTCGAAATGGTGCCCGCGTTGCGGAGCCGAACAGATCTGA
- a CDS encoding helix-turn-helix domain-containing protein → MDQLLHHLRHLGFTEMESKIMVELARQGSASGYEVAKRLGVSRSNVYATLQRLEQRGFLRCSPGEPAKYSVLKPEEMTRMISDQMRTSLDYVQSSMPKSEPEKPVFYNIEGDKNVFENLSRELAEAQHEIVVDVWREEAELLRNDLQQAEARGVRLLWSCDGGEGMLDQPVPWPGLPLYGAGNGRKFSLVIDRRWCMLGMRGESCATQAVVTEHPVMTGLLLNHFAQELVLYELEQDMGEELESRYGHRYEELSARYWSSPPGEGGKS, encoded by the coding sequence ATGGACCAACTGCTGCATCATTTGCGTCATCTCGGATTTACCGAGATGGAATCTAAAATTATGGTGGAACTCGCCCGCCAGGGATCAGCTTCAGGATATGAGGTTGCGAAGCGGCTGGGCGTGTCCCGTTCCAATGTATATGCGACCCTGCAACGGCTGGAACAACGTGGTTTCCTGCGGTGCAGTCCGGGGGAGCCTGCGAAGTATAGTGTGCTGAAGCCTGAGGAGATGACACGTATGATCTCCGATCAGATGCGTACCTCTCTGGATTATGTCCAGAGCAGCATGCCCAAGAGTGAACCGGAGAAGCCTGTCTTCTATAACATTGAGGGTGACAAAAATGTGTTTGAGAATCTGAGCCGTGAATTGGCTGAGGCTCAGCATGAGATTGTTGTCGACGTCTGGCGTGAAGAGGCAGAGCTGTTACGTAATGATTTACAGCAAGCTGAAGCTCGCGGTGTACGGCTGTTATGGTCGTGTGATGGTGGTGAAGGCATGCTGGATCAGCCTGTCCCTTGGCCGGGGTTGCCTTTGTATGGAGCGGGTAACGGTCGGAAATTCTCTCTGGTCATAGACCGCCGCTGGTGCATGCTGGGCATGCGCGGGGAATCATGCGCTACGCAGGCAGTGGTGACGGAGCATCCGGTAATGACCGGGTTGCTGCTGAATCATTTTGCTCAAGAACTGGTATTGTACGAGCTGGAACAGGATATGGGTGAGGAACTGGAGTCCCGCTATGGACACCGGTACGAAGAACTCTCAGCACGGTACTGGTCTTCGCCTCCAGGAGAGGGTGGGAAGAGCTAG
- a CDS encoding NUDIX domain-containing protein, with product MSPERFDIYDDQQHWIGTAPRSEVHAKGYWHRSFHCWIVRDEGEQRQVLFQRRRDVKDTFPGCYDITAAGHLTAGEQLQDASRELEEELGVDVSFNALTYLFTATQQLQGEVRGVPFVDREFSAVYGLCLNQPLEAYVLQPSEVDSLYEVPLDDLLALFRCEIDVIQATGVQTQPSSDHAAYQPERIVREIRATEFVPHGTAYYTDVLEALYHVPKD from the coding sequence AGCGCCACGTAGCGAGGTCCATGCCAAAGGATATTGGCACCGTTCATTCCACTGCTGGATTGTGCGTGACGAAGGCGAACAACGTCAGGTTCTTTTTCAGCGGCGGCGTGATGTTAAGGATACCTTCCCTGGATGTTACGACATTACAGCAGCAGGCCATCTCACCGCAGGTGAACAACTGCAAGACGCCAGTCGTGAGCTGGAGGAAGAATTGGGTGTAGATGTATCTTTCAATGCACTGACCTATCTATTCACGGCTACACAGCAGCTCCAAGGAGAAGTCCGTGGTGTTCCATTCGTAGATCGGGAATTCAGTGCGGTCTATGGATTATGTCTGAACCAGCCGCTTGAAGCCTACGTTCTGCAGCCCAGCGAGGTGGATAGCCTGTATGAGGTGCCGCTGGATGATCTACTCGCTCTGTTCCGCTGTGAAATCGACGTCATTCAAGCTACCGGAGTTCAGACTCAGCCGTCAAGCGATCATGCAGCTTATCAACCGGAGCGTATCGTTCGTGAGATTCGGGCAACGGAATTTGTGCCTCATGGCACTGCTTATTATACGGACGTGCTGGAGGCACTGTATCACGTGCCCAAAGATTGA